A genomic window from Sulfurospirillum diekertiae includes:
- a CDS encoding IS110 family transposase produces MDNFIGLDISKSTVSVFIPQGELEIEIANTVKGFTQLCSKLKKRYKKEYDSLVFVYEPTSSYSSTLELFCAHKQIRVFKINPKASHNFAKALSIRHKTDKVDARMLCQAGMLAKEEEIHIPVVDVIVEQINDLMSYYQLLVKQRVQTSNHLEKLQHHKESTTTLKKALEKEIFAFKQKEQHTINEIKRLIMENSMLALKYQSIQTIKGLGDIATIALIHLFLKYPNANQKQIISLSGLDPIERTSGVSVRGKTRISKAGNKLYRRALFMSTMVAIRFNEEMKCFYDRLKEKGKHTTVAQIAVMKKLIIIIARALFHSNQGYSSEIYQAHCGIVAQKSNVA; encoded by the coding sequence ATGGACAATTTTATCGGATTGGACATCTCTAAGTCAACCGTGAGTGTGTTTATACCCCAAGGTGAGCTAGAGATAGAAATAGCCAATACCGTTAAAGGCTTTACGCAGTTATGTTCCAAATTGAAAAAACGTTATAAAAAAGAATACGATTCCCTCGTGTTTGTTTATGAACCAACATCAAGTTATAGCAGTACTCTAGAACTCTTTTGTGCGCATAAGCAGATTCGAGTCTTTAAGATCAATCCAAAGGCTTCGCATAACTTTGCCAAAGCTCTATCCATTCGTCATAAAACCGATAAGGTAGATGCAAGAATGCTCTGCCAAGCAGGGATGTTGGCAAAAGAAGAAGAGATTCATATTCCTGTGGTTGATGTGATTGTAGAGCAAATCAATGACTTGATGAGTTACTATCAACTGTTGGTCAAACAAAGAGTTCAAACAAGCAATCACTTAGAAAAGTTGCAGCATCATAAAGAGAGTACTACAACTTTAAAAAAAGCCTTGGAAAAAGAGATTTTTGCCTTTAAGCAAAAAGAACAGCATACAATCAATGAAATAAAAAGACTGATCATGGAAAATAGTATGTTGGCTTTGAAATACCAAAGTATCCAAACCATTAAAGGACTTGGGGATATTGCAACTATTGCGTTAATCCATCTTTTTTTAAAATATCCCAATGCCAATCAAAAACAAATCATCTCTTTATCAGGACTTGACCCAATTGAGCGAACCTCTGGTGTATCCGTTCGAGGCAAAACACGCATCTCAAAAGCGGGTAATAAACTCTACAGGAGAGCTTTGTTTATGAGTACAATGGTAGCTATTCGTTTTAATGAAGAGATGAAATGCTTTTATGATAGGCTCAAAGAAAAAGGTAAACATACTACTGTGGCACAAATTGCTGTTATGAAAAAACTTATTATTATTATTGCTAGGGCACTCTTTCATTCCAATCAAGGTTATTCAAGTGAAATCTATCAGGCTCATTGTGGCATAGTGGCTCAAAAGAGCAATGTTGCTTAA
- a CDS encoding thioredoxin domain-containing protein codes for MTHTNELIHEDSPYLLQHAHNPVNWMPWSDQALAKAKAENKLIFLSIGYSTCHWCHVMERETFEDEMSAKVLNDAYVSIKVDREEMPDLDKYYQDVHYLLTQRAGGWPLSIIMTPTQQVIFAGTYLPPQSGQGRMGFRELTSFIKGKFDDDLAEVQKSAQSIEAAIKHYERSFEQKESIHTDEVIETFVSKVKASYDDVSKGVGSAPKFPHASTWNALLDIYARTKNLEALYMSEDALTAMARGGINDQIEGGFYRYSVDEAWVIPHFEKMLYTNAELIEVYAKVFKITQKPLFQEVVDTTIDAMDERFLKEGLYLSASDADSEGEEGKYFVFGFLQAKEALLKAGLSEVETKAVMDYFGITKFGNFEHKTTNPVLTCNDKPARLNEAIAILKEERQKVAYPFIDTKILTAWNALMVTALFEADKVEKAKSVLDTLLKSLHVNGILYHQIVVGGSLKVEALLEDYAFVIEALLRGYAHTKEARYLELAKKLSHEAEQKFYKEETWYLSDKAFRAKAVLEDNSYKSPLSTMIKNLFELAKLEDDTALFIRAKDMLESFGAGIQKYAHAYPEAVRAITLYM; via the coding sequence ATGACGCATACAAATGAACTCATTCATGAAGATTCTCCCTATCTGTTGCAACATGCGCACAATCCTGTTAACTGGATGCCATGGAGCGATCAAGCGCTTGCCAAAGCCAAAGCCGAAAATAAACTGATTTTCCTTTCCATTGGGTACAGCACCTGTCATTGGTGTCATGTGATGGAGCGAGAAACGTTTGAAGACGAGATGAGTGCCAAAGTGCTCAATGATGCGTATGTGAGCATCAAGGTCGATCGTGAAGAGATGCCAGATCTGGATAAATACTACCAAGATGTGCATTATCTGTTGACACAGCGCGCAGGTGGTTGGCCGCTGAGTATTATTATGACTCCAACACAGCAAGTCATTTTTGCAGGAACGTATCTGCCGCCTCAAAGTGGACAAGGGCGTATGGGATTTCGAGAGCTTACGAGTTTTATCAAAGGTAAGTTTGATGATGATTTAGCCGAAGTTCAAAAGAGTGCGCAAAGCATAGAAGCTGCTATTAAGCACTATGAGCGTAGTTTTGAGCAAAAAGAGAGTATCCATACAGACGAAGTGATTGAAACGTTTGTGAGCAAAGTAAAAGCAAGTTATGATGATGTCTCCAAAGGGGTGGGAAGTGCGCCCAAGTTTCCGCATGCTTCGACGTGGAATGCCCTTTTGGATATTTACGCCCGAACGAAAAACCTTGAAGCCCTCTATATGAGTGAAGATGCGCTTACGGCTATGGCACGAGGCGGCATCAACGATCAAATAGAAGGTGGATTTTACCGTTACAGTGTCGATGAGGCGTGGGTGATTCCCCATTTTGAAAAGATGCTTTATACGAATGCTGAGTTGATTGAAGTCTATGCCAAAGTATTTAAAATCACACAAAAACCTCTCTTTCAAGAGGTCGTTGACACAACCATTGACGCGATGGACGAGCGGTTTTTAAAAGAGGGATTGTATCTGAGCGCTAGCGATGCAGACTCTGAAGGCGAAGAGGGCAAATACTTTGTTTTTGGTTTCCTTCAAGCCAAAGAAGCGCTTTTAAAAGCAGGTCTGAGCGAAGTGGAAACGAAAGCTGTTATGGACTATTTTGGCATCACAAAATTTGGCAATTTTGAGCACAAAACCACCAATCCTGTTCTTACATGTAACGATAAACCTGCGCGTCTGAATGAAGCGATTGCAATTTTAAAAGAGGAACGTCAAAAGGTAGCGTATCCGTTTATCGATACCAAAATTTTGACCGCGTGGAATGCGTTGATGGTCACAGCACTCTTTGAGGCGGACAAAGTCGAAAAAGCAAAAAGCGTGCTTGATACACTTTTAAAATCTTTACATGTAAACGGCATTTTGTACCATCAAATTGTGGTAGGTGGCAGTTTGAAAGTGGAAGCGTTACTGGAAGATTATGCCTTTGTCATTGAAGCTTTATTGCGTGGTTATGCACATACCAAAGAGGCTCGTTACTTAGAATTAGCAAAAAAGCTAAGCCATGAAGCAGAGCAGAAATTTTACAAAGAAGAGACGTGGTATCTCTCCGATAAAGCCTTTCGTGCTAAAGCGGTTTTGGAAGATAACAGCTACAAAAGCCCACTCTCAACGATGATCAAAAATCTTTTTGAATTAGCGAAGTTGGAAGATGATACAGCACTGTTTATAAGAGCGAAAGATATGTTGGAGAGTTTTGGGGCTGGCATTCAAAAGTATGCTCACGCATACCCAGAAGCGGTGAGGGCAATCACACTTTACATGTAA
- a CDS encoding rhodanese-like domain-containing protein produces MSKILLLIAIFTTFLFAELRHVDVSEEVVKSGIKIIDIRTMPEWKETGMVKDAIPLTFFDEQGRYDADNFMKELNQYVSKDKEFALICRTGSRSAAVSELLSKQGYKVVNLKGGMKSLIQKGYTPTPYNP; encoded by the coding sequence ATGTCTAAAATTCTACTACTTATCGCTATTTTTACCACGTTTTTATTTGCTGAATTACGCCATGTCGATGTCAGTGAAGAGGTTGTTAAAAGTGGCATTAAAATTATTGATATTCGAACCATGCCCGAATGGAAAGAAACTGGAATGGTTAAAGATGCCATCCCGCTCACTTTTTTTGATGAGCAAGGACGTTATGACGCAGATAATTTCATGAAAGAGCTTAATCAATATGTGAGTAAAGATAAAGAGTTTGCTCTGATTTGCCGAACGGGTAGTCGAAGTGCGGCTGTTTCTGAGCTTCTTTCAAAGCAGGGTTACAAAGTGGTCAATCTTAAAGGTGGTATGAAATCATTGATTCAAAAAGGCTATACTCCTACGCCTTATAACCCTTAG
- a CDS encoding ATP-dependent helicase, with the protein MPLSRLNAEQRSAATAPSGYNLIIASAGTGKTSTIVARIAHLLNHGTQPSKILLLTFTNKAAAEMLERVGVFFDKSITSQIESGTFHAVSYRLLKKLGRNIVLKQPKDLKILLKSIHDRRRFDHIDSSVKAYSAAYLYDLFSLYQNSTVTQSFTEWLESNDSEHGLFFDIYEDIFEEFQALKREFGYVDFNDLLILMRDTLKTTDTLSFDEVLIDEYQDTNTLQGSLIDAFHSKSLFCVGDYDQSIYAFNGANIDIIGSFATRYPNANVFTLNKNYRSSHKILSLANRVIEKNPRLYEKRLEVTRDGTFEAPKLLIYDELFSQYQAISTLIKHSMHAPADIAVIFRNNSTADGIEATLREQGIACKRKGGISFFDSAEVKAMLDLVGVVVNPKDMMAFIHSFEYARGVGSSLSKELFDGLFKLGNGNIYQGFFNPRDDVEDIFKKRAKNHQLGLFDDIIDLGSVSRFYNFGFEELFLSNPILKHPKLTTDGAKFLHQFYKFMKHATRIKTPQSLINHVLSSEVFSAIAEVLAIKRTIKKDGTIDEKLKAEARARIFRKGHLLKDLASGYASSERFLNALTLGSNEMSEGEGVNLLSIHASKGLEFKEVYVIDLMDGRFPNRKLMQKGGSLEEERRLFYVATTRAKDMLILSYAKYDKIKKISYTHSPFLVEAGMVH; encoded by the coding sequence ATGCCTCTTAGTCGACTTAATGCTGAACAAAGAAGTGCTGCAACAGCACCCTCAGGATATAATCTTATTATTGCCAGTGCTGGAACGGGCAAAACTTCGACCATTGTCGCAAGAATTGCTCATCTTCTCAATCATGGAACGCAGCCCTCAAAAATTTTACTGTTAACTTTTACAAATAAAGCTGCTGCTGAAATGCTTGAGCGTGTGGGTGTTTTCTTTGATAAATCGATTACCTCTCAAATTGAATCAGGCACGTTTCATGCGGTGAGTTACCGTCTTTTAAAAAAATTGGGACGTAATATCGTTTTAAAACAGCCTAAAGATCTCAAAATTTTACTCAAAAGTATTCATGATAGACGTCGCTTTGACCATATTGACTCAAGTGTAAAGGCGTACAGTGCAGCGTATTTGTATGATCTTTTTTCACTGTATCAAAACAGTACGGTAACACAAAGTTTTACGGAGTGGCTTGAGTCAAATGACAGTGAGCATGGTCTTTTTTTCGATATTTACGAAGATATATTTGAAGAGTTTCAAGCGCTCAAGCGTGAATTTGGCTATGTTGATTTTAACGATCTTTTGATTTTGATGCGAGATACGCTCAAAACCACGGATACGCTTAGTTTTGATGAAGTGCTCATTGATGAGTACCAAGACACCAATACGTTGCAGGGTTCTTTGATTGATGCTTTTCACTCAAAATCTCTTTTTTGTGTGGGAGATTATGACCAGAGCATTTACGCGTTTAATGGCGCGAATATTGACATCATCGGCTCTTTTGCCACGCGCTATCCCAATGCCAATGTGTTTACGCTCAATAAAAATTACCGATCATCCCATAAAATTCTCTCATTAGCGAATCGTGTCATTGAAAAAAATCCAAGGTTGTATGAAAAAAGGCTTGAAGTAACGCGTGATGGTACATTTGAAGCACCAAAACTTTTAATTTATGATGAACTCTTTTCACAGTATCAGGCAATCTCAACGCTCATTAAGCATTCTATGCATGCGCCTGCTGACATTGCCGTTATCTTTCGCAATAACTCGACAGCCGATGGTATTGAAGCCACTCTACGTGAGCAAGGCATCGCCTGTAAGCGAAAAGGAGGCATCAGCTTTTTTGATTCAGCCGAAGTCAAAGCGATGCTCGATCTTGTTGGCGTGGTAGTTAATCCTAAAGATATGATGGCGTTTATACATAGTTTTGAATACGCTAGAGGGGTAGGAAGTTCGCTTTCAAAAGAGCTTTTTGACGGACTTTTTAAACTGGGCAATGGCAATATCTATCAAGGGTTTTTCAACCCAAGAGACGATGTGGAAGACATTTTTAAAAAAAGAGCTAAAAACCATCAATTAGGGCTTTTTGATGACATCATTGATCTAGGCAGTGTCAGTCGTTTTTACAATTTTGGCTTTGAAGAGCTTTTTCTCTCCAATCCTATTTTAAAACACCCAAAGTTGACCACCGATGGTGCGAAGTTTTTACATCAATTTTATAAGTTTATGAAACATGCAACACGTATTAAAACACCGCAAAGCCTTATCAACCACGTCTTAAGCTCGGAAGTGTTTAGTGCCATTGCTGAAGTTTTAGCTATCAAGCGCACGATTAAAAAAGATGGCACTATTGATGAAAAACTCAAAGCAGAAGCACGTGCACGTATCTTTCGTAAAGGACATCTACTCAAAGATTTGGCGAGTGGTTATGCTTCGAGTGAGCGTTTTTTAAATGCGCTGACGCTTGGAAGTAACGAGATGAGTGAAGGTGAGGGTGTCAATTTACTCAGTATTCATGCTAGCAAAGGGTTGGAGTTTAAAGAAGTCTATGTCATTGATCTCATGGATGGACGTTTCCCCAACCGTAAATTGATGCAAAAAGGTGGAAGCTTGGAAGAGGAACGTCGTCTCTTTTACGTGGCAACCACACGCGCAAAAGACATGCTCATTCTCTCATACGCAAAATATGATAAGATCAAAAAGATTAGCTATACCCATTCACCCTTTTTAGTTGAAGCGGGAATGGTACATTAA
- a CDS encoding CDC27 family protein, producing the protein MTSSRFEELEKRCARLKKIRIIRLVSSLAFLFLGAFGIYYWLNHTHQGINETTSTSVPEVNVSIPLLSDINETTTPRVEVIPISQMKTSSETLFLAPHVYKDKTKLPSAELEEAKRSLNEEQHLIKVFQAEQNFSNAYALAHFYFERKSYSEVILWTKEASKRDSHSDLPWILYAKAKFYLGDRAEAIRSLELFLGYINSKEAQELLNFYKGQE; encoded by the coding sequence ATGACAAGTAGTCGTTTTGAAGAGTTAGAAAAACGTTGTGCAAGGCTTAAAAAGATACGTATCATTCGTTTGGTTTCTTCCCTTGCCTTTTTGTTTTTAGGTGCGTTTGGTATTTATTATTGGTTGAATCATACCCATCAAGGGATAAATGAAACAACAAGTACATCGGTTCCTGAAGTTAATGTGTCTATCCCCCTTCTTTCTGATATCAATGAGACGACAACACCAAGGGTAGAGGTTATACCGATATCACAAATGAAGACTTCATCAGAGACACTTTTTTTAGCACCACATGTGTATAAGGACAAGACTAAATTACCTTCTGCTGAGCTAGAAGAAGCCAAGCGATCGTTGAATGAAGAACAGCATTTGATAAAGGTATTTCAAGCGGAACAAAATTTTTCTAATGCGTATGCTTTGGCACATTTTTATTTTGAACGCAAATCGTATAGTGAAGTTATACTTTGGACTAAAGAGGCAAGCAAACGTGACTCACACTCTGATCTACCTTGGATTTTGTATGCAAAGGCAAAATTTTATCTGGGAGATAGAGCAGAAGCCATAAGGTCTTTAGAACTTTTTTTAGGCTATATTAATTCTAAAGAAGCACAAGAACTTCTAAATTTTTACAAAGGACAAGAATGA
- a CDS encoding ATP-binding protein: MKDFEAAKEFFKDTVDPSLYFDSISAEIARNKLQEAIGNPAIPLMFIIGDPGVGKSHIMRVMHHATALKTTTVLIEHPFFDPRDLYKELYEARGMNFDKNKSQGEFLDDLFEAYVGTLCTIFIDEAQLLNNDQFEFIRILSDTKLFQFVLAMHKDEGIILLNKKQFKTRTKLVIEYGNLEENEILRYIQTLLMGHMHGDIALMFSKHEAKVIARYAKGNFRTIKKFLYTLMKLLDYAQKKSLSKYRKLNSCLLTMAALDIGLIDDK; the protein is encoded by the coding sequence ATGAAAGATTTTGAAGCTGCAAAAGAGTTTTTTAAAGACACGGTTGATCCTTCGTTGTATTTTGATAGTATCAGTGCTGAAATTGCTCGCAATAAACTCCAAGAAGCCATTGGCAATCCTGCTATTCCCCTTATGTTTATTATTGGTGATCCTGGTGTTGGAAAAAGTCATATCATGCGAGTCATGCACCATGCAACAGCACTTAAAACGACTACTGTTTTGATAGAGCACCCTTTTTTTGATCCACGGGATCTCTATAAAGAGCTTTATGAAGCACGAGGCATGAACTTTGATAAAAATAAAAGTCAAGGCGAATTTTTAGATGATCTATTTGAAGCTTATGTAGGGACGTTGTGCACGATTTTTATTGATGAAGCGCAACTGCTAAATAATGATCAATTTGAGTTTATTCGTATTTTAAGTGACACAAAACTGTTTCAATTTGTACTGGCTATGCACAAAGACGAAGGTATCATTTTACTGAATAAAAAGCAATTTAAAACACGTACGAAGCTTGTCATTGAATATGGTAATCTCGAGGAAAATGAGATACTGCGTTATATTCAAACATTGCTTATGGGGCATATGCATGGTGATATTGCCCTCATGTTTTCTAAACATGAGGCGAAAGTCATTGCGCGTTATGCCAAAGGAAACTTTCGTACAATTAAAAAATTTCTCTATACGCTCATGAAGCTTCTTGATTATGCACAGAAAAAAAGCTTATCAAAATACCGAAAACTTAACAGCTGTCTTTTAACGATGGCAGCGTTAGATATAGGACTCATTGATGACAAGTAG
- a CDS encoding flagellar basal body-associated FliL family protein, translated as MKRLLTAILLLHVSLFAETLVLEHFKTNVFAKADKKPVEVTVGLVFEGTDVKKNEHKVVDALNIVIGSYFAEDLVTSRGKELLKSTLITYAKKTHNLVIDSVYIQELTVKTNPTTQEIVDAIKKEGVFQQQQQQNSAPKQQYQSQPQLNLAPPLPKRSLIPEEKAVNF; from the coding sequence ATGAAACGTCTTTTAACAGCAATTTTACTTTTACATGTAAGCCTTTTCGCAGAAACATTGGTGTTGGAGCATTTCAAAACCAATGTTTTTGCAAAAGCCGATAAAAAGCCTGTTGAAGTAACCGTTGGTTTAGTTTTTGAAGGCACTGATGTCAAAAAAAATGAGCATAAAGTTGTTGACGCCCTCAATATTGTTATAGGCAGTTATTTTGCAGAAGACCTTGTGACTTCTCGTGGAAAAGAGCTTTTAAAATCTACACTGATTACTTATGCCAAAAAAACCCATAATTTAGTGATTGATTCTGTGTATATTCAAGAGTTGACTGTTAAAACCAATCCAACCACACAAGAAATCGTTGATGCCATCAAAAAAGAGGGTGTTTTCCAACAGCAACAGCAACAAAACAGTGCGCCCAAACAGCAATATCAATCCCAACCACAGCTCAATCTAGCACCTCCTCTTCCTAAAAGATCTCTCATTCCTGAGGAAAAAGCGGTTAATTTCTAG
- a CDS encoding hydrogenase-4 component G, translated as MNLEISYESKGLITYSQSNQDVNAKDKKLTTGKQITDSYLADYMAQMASESKTTFTTQADTFTLADIGYKGKPIGQLSQDEAKALVADDGFFGIAQTSARIADFVISGAGTDLSKLQAGRSGMLQGFSDAEKLWGEKLPEISYTTMQKALEKVDARIKELGGSVLDTSV; from the coding sequence ATGAATCTGGAAATTTCGTATGAATCAAAAGGCTTGATAACCTACTCACAAAGCAATCAAGACGTCAATGCTAAAGATAAAAAACTGACGACAGGTAAGCAAATTACCGATAGTTACTTGGCAGACTACATGGCACAAATGGCTTCTGAGTCAAAAACGACTTTTACGACACAAGCCGATACGTTTACACTGGCTGATATTGGGTACAAAGGTAAGCCTATTGGGCAGTTGAGTCAAGATGAAGCCAAGGCCTTGGTCGCAGACGATGGTTTTTTTGGCATTGCGCAAACGAGTGCTCGTATTGCAGATTTTGTCATTAGTGGAGCAGGAACTGACCTCTCTAAGCTTCAAGCCGGACGCTCTGGAATGCTCCAAGGTTTTTCAGATGCCGAAAAGCTTTGGGGTGAAAAATTACCTGAAATTAGTTATACTACAATGCAAAAAGCACTGGAAAAAGTTGATGCCAGAATCAAAGAGCTTGGCGGAAGTGTGCTCGATACATCAGTCTAA
- a CDS encoding ATP-dependent DNA helicase yields the protein MNLAQKLIDILKKNNALLTGGAGVGKSYLVGEIVTELRKVGKQVVVLGSTGVSAVNVGGQTLHSFFAFGICNHLDELTRHDRYSKARLAEIKKVLTRCDLLVIDEISMVSADLLDMIYYRLRNANFEGSVLFVGDFFQLPPVSKGKENSLWSGFEYAFESSSWNAFEPVVVELTITKRTHDTLFFSHLGKIRRGILENDTVEYLEALRTNVGVWDDDPTVLFGRNKEAEMLNIQKLAQIESEAIVLKAKEKVHEQSLHVNKIEGWKNALPIPVDLTLKVGAKVLFCTNKWGKYYNGERGIIKAIDENEVIVEKAGELIKVERQEYTLHENVVMEGEVKEKPLVSIEQFPLKLAYAITIHKSQGMSIDSLVCNINNIFEKSQFYVAISRARYPKQLLLDYGYQRFYEHLTRCVQVSPKVGEFYQKSDILKIEEVKSDSLFDEF from the coding sequence TTGAACTTAGCACAAAAACTTATCGATATCTTAAAAAAGAACAATGCACTTCTCACGGGTGGTGCAGGCGTTGGTAAAAGCTATCTGGTGGGTGAAATCGTTACGGAGCTGCGAAAAGTGGGCAAACAAGTCGTCGTTCTTGGCAGTACGGGGGTGAGTGCAGTTAATGTGGGTGGTCAAACTTTGCACAGCTTTTTTGCTTTTGGCATCTGCAACCATCTCGATGAGCTCACTCGCCATGACCGTTACTCCAAAGCAAGACTGGCTGAAATTAAAAAAGTGCTCACGAGGTGCGATCTTTTAGTCATTGATGAGATTAGCATGGTCTCAGCAGACTTGCTCGATATGATTTATTATCGTCTTCGTAATGCTAATTTTGAGGGAAGTGTCTTGTTTGTTGGCGATTTTTTTCAACTTCCTCCTGTTTCCAAAGGCAAAGAAAATAGCCTATGGAGTGGTTTTGAATATGCATTTGAGAGCAGTTCATGGAATGCCTTTGAGCCTGTGGTGGTGGAGCTTACCATCACGAAGCGGACACACGACACACTTTTCTTCTCTCACCTTGGCAAGATACGACGTGGAATTCTTGAAAATGATACAGTGGAGTACCTTGAAGCGTTGCGTACCAATGTCGGTGTTTGGGACGATGACCCAACCGTTTTGTTTGGTAGAAACAAAGAGGCTGAGATGCTCAATATTCAAAAATTAGCGCAGATCGAAAGTGAAGCGATTGTCCTTAAAGCGAAAGAAAAAGTGCATGAGCAGTCTTTACATGTAAACAAAATCGAGGGGTGGAAAAATGCGCTTCCCATTCCTGTAGACTTGACCTTGAAAGTGGGTGCAAAGGTGCTTTTTTGCACCAATAAATGGGGAAAATACTACAATGGCGAGCGAGGCATCATCAAAGCGATTGATGAAAATGAGGTCATTGTGGAAAAAGCAGGAGAGCTCATTAAAGTGGAGCGTCAAGAGTATACGCTGCATGAAAACGTGGTGATGGAGGGTGAAGTCAAAGAAAAGCCACTGGTTTCCATCGAGCAGTTCCCCCTCAAACTGGCGTATGCCATCACGATTCACAAAAGCCAAGGCATGAGCATCGACTCACTCGTTTGTAATATCAACAACATCTTTGAAAAAAGCCAGTTTTACGTAGCGATTTCAAGAGCGCGTTATCCTAAACAGCTTTTGCTGGACTATGGTTATCAACGTTTTTATGAGCATTTGACACGGTGTGTGCAAGTCTCCCCAAAAGTAGGGGAGTTCTATCAAAAATCAGATATTTTAAAAATAGAAGAGGTCAAGAGCGATTCACTTTTTGATGAATTTTGA